The DNA sequence CATCTTGGCCATGAGCCCCTCCAGGGCCTTCATGTCCTCGTTCAGATGCCCGAAAGCCTTGCCCAGGGCCTTGAGAAGGAGGAAAAGCACCCCTAGGGCCTTCTGCACCTCGGGGTCGGAAAGTTGCTTCAGGATCCCCGCCAAGCCCACCCGGGGCGGATCCCGCATCACCTCGGGGGTAAAGGTCTCCCCCAGGCCCCGCTGCAAGGCCGAGGCCATCATGCCGATGGCGGCAGGCTCTATGCGGGAAAGGATGTCCAAGATGTTGGCCCCATGGGAGAAAAGCCTGAGCACCTGGGGCTCCATCAACATGCCCAGCCCCTCACCAAAGTTCTCGGTAAGGTGGCCGATAAAAGCC is a window from the Thermus neutrinimicus genome containing:
- a CDS encoding DUF1641 domain-containing protein; this translates as MEKTLTVEERLARIEEVLEKSGLGLLAQVGAGETLAENLGLLLEPKNLQMVSLLARFLDQAEALEKLADTLDKLEKSGALAFIGHLTENFGEGLGMLMEPQVLRLFSHGANILDILSRIEPAAIGMMASALQRGLGETFTPEVMRDPPRVGLAGILKQLSDPEVQKALGVLFLLLKALGKAFGHLNEDMKALEGLMAKMMPKK